A single Chloroflexota bacterium DNA region contains:
- a CDS encoding carbohydrate ABC transporter substrate-binding protein: MKKFSILMMVVLISSLFLMAFAPRQEQTVIEFWTTDNEEARIDVYEAIADAFMAEHPEVDLRIVPIEEAGIAQRIATAQAANRLPDIVRMGIERVSSFAADGILDEDAAVATIQSIGEDDFRAGPLAMVTDPTTGKYAAVPFDGWIQAIWYRGDIFGEAGLNAPVTWDDINAACDALPGTGNLLYGLTLATDPGQNYPHQVFEQVAMSNNAWPFDADGNVSMNTPEMVEALAFYSELQRCALPGPQYWRGAREAYELDQSGMLFYSTYIMDDLVDGSGLEAGGAVEIPVEDLAGKTGFAASMEGPNGAASYGQLVTLGILQGADPMSQEVVKFFMDGQNYQDILALAPFGKVPVLESAVEGWAGLSDYFANYSEDTLAQIANGFESMQRWLFRPDYDATQRAVVGDIEGRLLISQAISNIALEGSMTPETAAEWLQEQVELLYTERQSE, from the coding sequence ATGAAGAAGTTTTCTATTTTAATGATGGTTGTGCTGATTAGCTCGCTTTTCTTGATGGCTTTTGCGCCTCGACAAGAACAAACTGTGATCGAATTCTGGACAACTGACAACGAAGAAGCCCGTATTGACGTATACGAAGCCATCGCAGACGCGTTTATGGCCGAACATCCAGAAGTTGATCTGCGCATTGTACCCATTGAAGAAGCGGGCATTGCCCAACGCATTGCTACAGCTCAAGCTGCGAATCGCTTGCCCGATATTGTTCGTATGGGCATTGAGCGTGTGTCTTCTTTCGCTGCCGATGGCATTCTGGATGAAGATGCCGCTGTTGCTACTATTCAGAGCATTGGTGAAGATGATTTCCGCGCTGGCCCGTTGGCAATGGTCACCGACCCTACCACCGGCAAATACGCGGCTGTTCCCTTTGACGGCTGGATTCAGGCCATTTGGTACCGTGGCGATATTTTCGGCGAAGCTGGCTTGAATGCTCCTGTTACTTGGGACGACATTAATGCCGCTTGCGACGCCCTGCCCGGCACCGGCAATTTGCTTTACGGTCTCACATTGGCAACCGATCCTGGACAAAATTATCCCCATCAGGTTTTCGAGCAGGTTGCCATGTCGAATAATGCTTGGCCTTTCGATGCCGATGGCAATGTTAGCATGAATACACCCGAAATGGTTGAGGCCCTGGCTTTCTACAGTGAACTGCAGCGTTGTGCGCTGCCTGGCCCGCAATACTGGCGCGGTGCGCGTGAAGCCTACGAACTGGATCAATCTGGTATGCTATTCTACAGCACCTACATCATGGACGACCTGGTTGATGGCTCCGGCCTTGAAGCAGGTGGCGCTGTTGAAATCCCCGTTGAAGATTTGGCCGGCAAAACAGGCTTTGCAGCCTCGATGGAAGGCCCCAACGGAGCGGCATCTTACGGCCAACTGGTAACCTTGGGCATTCTGCAAGGCGCAGACCCCATGTCCCAGGAAGTTGTTAAGTTCTTCATGGATGGACAGAACTACCAAGATATTTTGGCTCTGGCCCCCTTTGGAAAAGTCCCCGTGTTGGAAAGCGCGGTTGAAGGTTGGGCTGGACTCAGTGATTACTTCGCCAACTATTCCGAAGATACCCTGGCGCAAATTGCCAATGGTTTCGAATCCATGCAACGCTGGCTCTTCCGTCCCGATTACGACGCTACCCAGCGTGCCGTAGTTGGTGATATCGAGGGCCGCTTACTGATTTCACAGGCCATTAGCAATATTGCCCTTGAGGGTAGCATGACCCCTGAAACTGCGGCAGAATGGCTGCAAGAGCAGGTAGAACTGCTGTACACTGAACGCCAGAGCGAGTAA
- a CDS encoding sugar ABC transporter permease has protein sequence MSIASKPSHWKSLRARETRLAWTLISPTALIVFGLVIFPAIFSVWVSFHDVGLHNLNDVFHAPFVGFENYRKVFEDFAFKFQPGQSWGAAVTSVVYSFAATFLTIIVGLIAALLLNRPFRGRGITRAIFLFPYVAPIVSVAFVWRWILDPRPSGVVNDILMKLGVIDLPMAYLSSRGLALLLVIIFEAWRYFPFAMLMILARLQAVDSTMYEAAEVDGANTLQKFWNITIPELRYVLGAIFLLRLMWTFNKFDDIFLLTGGGFGTRVLPVLTYEFSFRLFDFGRGAATAMILLTILAIFMAFYIGIVMRNSEED, from the coding sequence ATGTCCATTGCAAGCAAGCCAAGCCACTGGAAATCCCTTCGAGCGCGTGAAACGCGTTTGGCCTGGACGCTGATTTCGCCAACTGCTCTGATCGTTTTTGGCCTGGTTATCTTTCCGGCAATTTTTAGCGTGTGGGTGAGCTTTCACGATGTAGGCCTGCATAACCTGAATGATGTTTTCCATGCTCCCTTTGTTGGATTTGAAAACTACCGCAAAGTATTTGAAGATTTTGCTTTCAAATTTCAACCGGGACAAAGCTGGGGAGCGGCCGTTACCAGTGTGGTATATTCATTTGCCGCTACCTTCCTCACAATTATCGTTGGACTTATTGCTGCGTTATTGCTGAACCGCCCATTCCGCGGCCGCGGTATTACCCGGGCGATTTTTCTCTTCCCATACGTGGCGCCGATTGTGAGTGTTGCCTTTGTCTGGCGTTGGATTTTAGACCCGCGCCCATCGGGGGTTGTGAATGATATCTTGATGAAGTTAGGGGTGATTGATCTGCCCATGGCCTATCTCTCGTCACGCGGCCTGGCTCTGCTCCTGGTGATTATCTTTGAAGCCTGGCGATATTTCCCCTTTGCAATGTTGATGATTTTAGCCCGCCTACAGGCCGTGGATAGCACTATGTACGAAGCCGCCGAAGTAGATGGTGCCAATACCCTGCAAAAATTCTGGAATATCACCATCCCTGAGTTGCGCTATGTGTTAGGAGCTATCTTCCTGTTGCGCCTGATGTGGACTTTCAATAAATTTGATGATATTTTCCTGCTAACCGGCGGTGGTTTTGGTACCCGGGTTTTGCCCGTACTCACCTACGAATTTAGTTTTCGCTTATTTGATTTTGGTCGCGGGGCAGCTACCGCAATGATCTTGCTGACGATTTTAGCAATTTTTATGGCATTTTATATTGGCATTGTGATGCGGAATAGCGAGGAAGATTAA